A portion of the Methanobrevibacter sp. genome contains these proteins:
- a CDS encoding sodium-dependent transporter, with the protein MSEQPQWDSNLSFIFAMIGAAVGLGNIWRFSYVLYSNGGGSFFIPYLIAIAVMGIPFLILEYGVGFSFKESFSRIMRKIKSEFEIIAWVLILLVFIVTIYYMVILSWDLVYLLSSFTFNWGTDTAAYFVNTVGGSSNLANASFLLVPTTVCVLLLWIVLWFISHRDVDKGIGTVSKILIPSLFVIMAIIIVYSLTLPGAAVGIDTLLNPNWTMLLNVNIWLAAFAQIIFSLSMGQAIAITYASYLPENSKLTDNVLIVVASNSIFEVCTAFGIFASLGYMSVTNGTPIVELISEGTGLVFIVFPMIFNIMGIVGRILAPMLFLAILFAGITSALGFFEPMLSSTSAKLGWSRKKTTTVLSVIGCVFSLILTTGISSYLVGIIDAFVNEFGILLLIGIQCIIFGWIYGVDRFIHVLNENSTFKVGRIWAFIIRYLLPCVLAFMWVVGIIQLFMSAAAFEIIIDLVIVVSVLVAAFVLTKIEPAED; encoded by the coding sequence ATGTCTGAACAACCGCAATGGGATTCGAATTTGTCTTTTATTTTTGCAATGATTGGGGCGGCTGTTGGTCTCGGTAATATCTGGCGTTTCAGTTATGTTCTTTATTCTAATGGCGGAGGATCATTTTTCATTCCTTACCTTATTGCAATAGCTGTTATGGGGATTCCATTTTTAATTTTAGAGTATGGCGTGGGATTCTCATTTAAGGAATCCTTTTCCAGAATTATGCGAAAAATCAAATCTGAGTTTGAGATTATAGCTTGGGTTCTGATTTTGCTGGTATTTATTGTAACGATTTATTACATGGTTATACTGAGCTGGGATCTGGTTTACCTTCTTAGCAGTTTCACCTTTAACTGGGGAACCGATACTGCAGCTTACTTTGTAAATACTGTTGGCGGAAGTTCAAATCTGGCCAACGCCAGTTTCCTGCTTGTTCCAACAACAGTTTGCGTTTTGCTGCTGTGGATTGTATTGTGGTTTATTTCTCACAGGGACGTTGACAAGGGTATAGGTACCGTTTCTAAAATACTTATTCCTTCCCTGTTCGTTATAATGGCGATTATTATTGTTTATTCATTAACTCTTCCGGGGGCTGCTGTAGGAATCGATACGCTTCTAAATCCCAACTGGACAATGCTTTTGAATGTAAACATCTGGCTTGCTGCATTTGCACAGATTATCTTCTCATTAAGTATGGGTCAGGCTATTGCCATTACATATGCAAGTTATCTGCCTGAAAACTCCAAACTGACAGATAATGTTCTGATTGTTGTTGCATCCAATTCTATTTTTGAAGTTTGCACAGCATTTGGAATATTTGCCAGTTTAGGTTACATGTCCGTTACAAACGGAACTCCAATTGTCGAATTGATTAGTGAAGGTACAGGTTTGGTGTTCATCGTTTTTCCTATGATATTTAACATTATGGGTATTGTCGGCCGCATTCTTGCTCCAATGCTGTTTCTGGCCATTCTCTTTGCAGGAATCACTTCCGCATTGGGATTTTTCGAACCGATGCTAAGTTCAACTTCAGCAAAACTGGGATGGTCACGTAAGAAAACCACTACAGTGCTGTCTGTTATAGGATGCGTATTCTCATTGATCTTAACAACAGGAATCAGCAGCTATCTGGTTGGAATTATTGACGCTTTTGTAAATGAATTCGGAATTTTGCTGCTTATAGGCATTCAGTGTATTATATTCGGTTGGATTTATGGGGTGGACCGTTTCATACATGTCTTAAATGAAAACTCAACCTTTAAGGTCGGCCGTATCTGGGCATTCATAATCAGATATCTTCTCCCGTGTGTCCTGGCTTTCATGTGGGTTGTCGGAATCATCCAGCTGTTTATGAGTGCTGCGGCATTCGAGATAATAATTGATCTGGTAATTGTCGTTTCGGTTTTGGTTGCGGCATTTGTTTTAACCAAAATTGAACCTGCCGAGGACTGA
- a CDS encoding DEAD/DEAH box helicase has translation MNMDEILNGAKTAFIDEKTDSSLDFRPKLLCNNRETKVINSIRDELHNCDEFIISSAFITLGGLTPLLEEFKTLEAKNIKGKILTTDYLNFTEPKALRKLQDFENIEVKLYSHEKEGFHTKGYIFKKNDIYKGIVGSSNLTMNALTINKEWNVEFTSLKEGEMLSEIKKEFFTLWQEADQLNDVLPKYEKIYNDNKRFTDLRKISAEIKQKNITLTPNIMQEQFIENLRNLIKQGEDKAILVSATGTGKTYASAFAVNDFKPKRFLFLVHREQIAKQSIDAYKNVFKDHENFGLLSGNSKDYDSNYLFSTIQTMSKDDVYMKYEKDHFDYIIIDEVHKAGALSYQKIFRYFEPEFWLGMTASPERSDGFNIYDLFDNNIAHEIRLQEALEEDLLCPFHYFGISDVVFEDGEINDDFGDFNLLASDKRVDYLIEKSDFYGYSGDRRKALVFCSRKREAELLSEEFNKRGYKSIVLTGDDSQEKRLEAIDRLTNDENPDKLEYIFTVDIFNEGVDIPEINQVLLVRPTESPIIFIQQLGRGLRKYQNKEYVVILDFIGNYRNNFMIPIALSGDRSYDKDKIRKYLMEGNKIIPGASSINFDEISRKRIYESINNSSFSKISIFKEKYNNLKYKLGRIPSLYDFAIAGEFNPEIILNHNRFDSYHSFLDYVDDDYKSILTDEESASLKLISKKLVKGIRPHELVILNCLKYNKYFTVNQIERILNEKYGLENQFKSIKSAINYLSMNFYRKETSDDYQANTVSSFISKEEIIDFENIFFKFNKEVYNDLKNNKDYKFEISTYFKGVLTNPVYSNHFEDAVKYAFFKYEQDYFDKNPFRLYEKYSREDVLRIMNWERFMNAQNVGGYKIKYGTCPIFVTYNKKEDISQTINYEDQFISKELFSWMSRNNRKVSSSELEPLVNYNGLDVELFIQKSNDEGIEFYYVGKLTPLDCKQLYREIEGKKQPIVNFKFKIGTEVKDELYSYFVND, from the coding sequence ATGAACATGGATGAAATTTTAAACGGAGCAAAAACTGCTTTTATTGATGAAAAGACTGACTCTAGCTTAGATTTCAGACCAAAATTACTCTGCAACAACAGGGAAACTAAGGTTATTAATTCCATTCGTGATGAACTTCATAATTGTGATGAGTTTATTATTTCATCAGCCTTTATCACATTGGGAGGCCTTACTCCTCTTTTAGAAGAATTTAAAACTTTAGAGGCAAAAAATATAAAAGGTAAAATCCTAACGACTGACTATCTGAATTTTACAGAGCCAAAGGCTTTAAGAAAGCTTCAGGATTTTGAAAATATTGAAGTCAAGCTTTACAGTCATGAAAAGGAAGGTTTTCACACTAAAGGTTATATTTTTAAGAAAAATGACATTTACAAAGGCATTGTTGGAAGTTCTAACTTAACAATGAATGCACTTACAATCAACAAAGAATGGAATGTTGAATTTACCTCTCTAAAAGAAGGTGAAATGTTATCGGAAATCAAAAAGGAATTTTTTACTTTATGGCAGGAAGCCGACCAGTTAAATGATGTTCTTCCGAAATATGAAAAAATCTACAATGACAACAAGCGTTTCACTGATTTGAGGAAAATTTCAGCTGAAATTAAACAAAAAAATATCACTTTAACTCCCAATATTATGCAGGAGCAGTTTATTGAAAACTTAAGAAACCTTATAAAGCAAGGTGAGGATAAGGCAATTCTTGTATCTGCAACAGGTACAGGTAAGACCTATGCTTCTGCTTTTGCAGTAAATGATTTTAAACCTAAGAGATTCTTATTTTTAGTTCACAGGGAACAAATTGCAAAACAGTCCATTGATGCTTATAAAAATGTTTTTAAAGACCATGAAAACTTCGGATTGCTTTCAGGCAATTCCAAAGATTATGACTCAAACTATCTTTTCTCAACAATTCAGACAATGTCAAAAGACGATGTTTACATGAAATATGAAAAAGATCACTTTGATTATATCATCATCGATGAGGTTCACAAGGCAGGTGCTTTAAGTTATCAAAAGATTTTCAGGTATTTCGAACCTGAATTCTGGCTTGGAATGACTGCCTCACCGGAACGTAGCGACGGTTTTAATATTTATGATTTGTTTGACAATAACATTGCTCATGAGATCAGACTTCAGGAAGCCTTGGAAGAGGATCTGCTCTGTCCTTTCCATTATTTTGGTATCAGTGATGTTGTTTTTGAAGACGGCGAGATTAATGATGATTTTGGAGATTTTAATTTGCTGGCTTCAGATAAGCGTGTAGATTATCTGATTGAAAAATCTGACTTTTACGGATATTCCGGAGATAGGCGAAAGGCATTGGTTTTTTGTTCCAGAAAACGTGAAGCTGAATTGTTGTCAGAGGAATTCAACAAAAGAGGTTATAAATCAATTGTTTTAACCGGTGACGATTCACAGGAAAAAAGACTTGAAGCCATTGACAGATTAACCAATGATGAAAATCCAGATAAGTTGGAGTATATTTTTACAGTTGATATTTTCAATGAGGGAGTTGACATTCCAGAAATCAACCAGGTATTATTGGTCAGGCCAACTGAGTCTCCGATTATTTTTATCCAGCAACTTGGAAGAGGTCTTAGGAAATACCAAAACAAAGAATATGTTGTTATTCTTGATTTTATTGGAAATTATAGGAATAATTTCATGATTCCGATTGCGCTTTCAGGCGACAGGTCATATGATAAGGATAAAATCAGGAAGTATCTGATGGAGGGAAACAAGATTATTCCGGGTGCTTCTTCAATCAACTTCGATGAGATTTCAAGAAAACGCATATATGAATCGATTAATAATTCTTCATTTTCAAAAATAAGTATTTTTAAGGAAAAATACAATAATTTAAAATACAAATTGGGTCGTATTCCTTCATTATATGATTTTGCTATTGCAGGTGAGTTCAACCCTGAAATTATCTTAAATCACAACAGATTTGATTCATACCACAGCTTCCTGGATTATGTGGATGATGATTATAAAAGTATATTAACGGATGAGGAATCTGCTTCCTTAAAGCTAATCTCTAAAAAATTAGTTAAAGGAATCAGGCCTCATGAGCTGGTCATTTTAAATTGTCTTAAATATAACAAATATTTCACAGTCAATCAGATTGAAAGGATTTTAAATGAAAAATACGGTCTTGAAAATCAATTCAAATCAATAAAAAGCGCTATTAACTATTTGAGTATGAATTTTTACAGAAAAGAAACTAGCGATGACTATCAGGCAAACACTGTCAGTAGTTTCATTTCCAAAGAAGAAATAATTGACTTTGAAAATATTTTCTTTAAATTTAATAAAGAAGTCTATAATGATTTAAAAAACAATAAGGATTATAAATTTGAGATTTCCACCTATTTTAAAGGTGTTTTAACAAATCCCGTCTACTCAAATCACTTTGAAGATGCGGTTAAATATGCGTTCTTTAAGTATGAGCAGGACTATTTTGATAAGAATCCATTTAGGTTATATGAGAAATACTCAAGAGAGGATGTTTTAAGGATTATGAACTGGGAAAGGTTCATGAATGCTCAAAATGTTGGCGGATATAAGATTAAATATGGTACCTGCCCTATTTTTGTAACTTATAATAAAAAAGAGGATATTTCACAAACCATTAACTACGAAGACCAGTTCATATCAAAAGAACTTTTTAGTTGGATGAGCCGAAATAACCGGAAAGTTTCAAGCTCAGAACTCGAACCTCTTGTTAATTACAACGGGCTGGATGTTGAGTTGTTTATTCAGAAAAGCAATGATGAGGGAATTGAATTTTATTATGTGGGCAAGTTAACGCCACTGGATTGCAAACAACTTTACCGTGAAATTGAAGGCAAAAAACAACCAATTGTTAATTTCAAGTTTAAAATCGGCACTGAAGTTAAGGATGAACTTTACAGTTATTTTGTAAATGATTGA
- a CDS encoding CPBP family glutamic-type intramembrane protease, translating into MVMLIPLLYYCKWDYSLIFSRLTRSDIKLAVFLCIGYLIYALAVGEVLDFVIGMPSSTGSSLSVTLETFAGLIFSMMAEEVLKFIPLMFFMRLIYKFSENRKLSIVISSAVIMICFGLLHYTPGDPVIYVLLIQGFGTIFELYGYFKTKNLFVPYLSHLFTDGIIFLMALL; encoded by the coding sequence TTGGTCATGCTGATACCATTGCTTTATTATTGCAAATGGGATTATTCCCTAATATTCAGCAGACTGACAAGAAGCGACATTAAGCTGGCAGTTTTTCTTTGTATCGGCTATCTGATTTATGCCCTTGCTGTTGGGGAAGTTTTAGATTTTGTTATCGGCATGCCCTCCAGTACAGGCAGTTCTCTTAGCGTGACTCTGGAAACCTTTGCAGGACTGATATTTTCAATGATGGCTGAGGAAGTGCTTAAGTTCATACCTCTGATGTTTTTTATGAGGCTCATTTACAAATTCAGCGAAAACCGCAAACTGTCCATAGTCATATCTTCAGCAGTCATTATGATATGTTTCGGACTGCTGCATTATACTCCCGGTGATCCGGTAATTTATGTGCTTTTGATTCAGGGATTTGGAACCATATTTGAGCTATATGGGTATTTTAAAACAAAAAACCTCTTTGTTCCTTATCTGAGCCATCTTTTTACCGACGGGATTATTTTCCTGATGGCGCTTTTGTGA
- a CDS encoding (deoxy)nucleoside triphosphate pyrophosphohydrolase: MKTLNVVAAIIKKDNKILATKRGYGEFIDMWEFPGGKIESDETKEEALVREIKEELDCTIKPTKFALDLEYQYPTFYLKMSCYEAIIDEGTPKLLEHNDAKWISRQELDGLNWIPADVQIIDYLKENMDD, from the coding sequence ATGAAAACTTTAAATGTCGTTGCAGCCATCATTAAAAAAGACAACAAAATACTGGCTACTAAAAGGGGCTATGGTGAGTTTATTGATATGTGGGAGTTTCCGGGCGGAAAAATAGAGTCTGATGAAACTAAAGAGGAAGCTCTTGTAAGGGAAATTAAAGAAGAACTTGACTGTACAATCAAACCCACTAAATTCGCTCTGGATTTGGAATATCAATATCCTACTTTTTATCTTAAAATGAGCTGTTATGAAGCTATTATTGATGAGGGAACTCCAAAACTCCTTGAGCATAATGATGCAAAGTGGATTTCCAGACAAGAATTGGACGGTCTTAATTGGATTCCTGCTGATGTTCAAATAATTGATTATTTAAAGGAAAACATGGATGATTAA
- a CDS encoding MarR family transcriptional regulator — MSDKDKVIEAFRNSEDPLNATKVSEISGVEKKEVDKIMKELKKDETIVSPKRCYWTLAEK, encoded by the coding sequence ATGAGTGATAAAGACAAAGTAATCGAAGCATTCAGAAATTCCGAAGACCCTTTAAACGCAACAAAGGTTAGTGAAATCTCCGGCGTTGAGAAAAAAGAAGTGGATAAAATCATGAAAGAATTAAAGAAGGACGAAACAATCGTCTCTCCAAAAAGATGTTATTGGACACTAGCTGAAAAATAA